One region of Podospora bellae-mahoneyi strain CBS 112042 chromosome 1 map unlocalized CBS112042p_1.2, whole genome shotgun sequence genomic DNA includes:
- a CDS encoding Type I Iterative PKS (SMCOG1022:Beta-ketoacyl synthase; EggNog:ENOG503NWH8; COG:I; antiSMASH:Cluster_3) yields the protein MHLNQAPPALTGLKHLLSAEIGVKEIISKTPNSGSDAGSVTTAYDDIPTSIMTADALSAAISDSKLESNNPSVPVAICGMAMRLPGGITSSEQFWDLLVNKRDARSRIPTSRYDVDSFLSSTGKSGTVNTTHGYFLDRDLTQFDASLLSMTRNEVEKLDPQQLLLLEITRECLENAGETDWRGKRIGCYVGTFGQDWFEMQSRDTQEAGPYRITGTEDFLLANRISYEYDFKGPSFIVKTACSSSLICLDLATKAIQNEDISSAIVGGSNLIMNMNMTQALAEQGVLSPNGSCRTFDADADGYARGEAVNMIYLKRLDEAIRDGNPIRAIIRGTATNFDGKTQGIAQPSSKSHEALIRDCYNKAGISDFTRTAMVEAHGTGTKTGDPIETTAIANVFYEKGVYIGSVKPNLGHAEGASGLTGVIKSVLALEHKVIPPNIKFDKPNPKIPFEKGLRVPVEPTPWPRDRHERISVSSFGIGGANAHVILDSANSFSVPMVLTSPKLAPRLLVVTGSLPDSVLKGARDIIDYLDKHVDSVGDLAYTLGERREHLDFRSYAVAVESALTVFAAPQKAASTPSGVVFAFNGQGSQWASMGSTLISSFPSASDDLDIMDKVLSDLPSPPAWSLRDELLRPKETSNVNKAEFSQPLCTAVQIIIVNLLRKFGVVPAGVVGHSSGEIAAAYAASALDMQEAIVAAYLRGFVMKQQTGQKGAMAAVGLGKDGVDLFLVPGVVVACENSPTSVTLSGDADKIDQVIAEIKEEAPDVFVRKLVVEMAYHSHHMKSVGETYETMLRPFVSSKSPSVPFFSTVTNKILDQGGSLDASYWRSNLESPVLFNTAVQTALAHFPDSIIAEIGPHSALAGPLRQIIQTFQPNKVEYLPTLVRGQDGTINMLTFAGELFTRGFKLEFQGINPRGKVLTNLPNHPWHYDGHYWYESRLSHMRRFPKFPRHDLLGSHIAECGDAEPAWRNILRLADVPWIRDHMVGPDIVFPAAGYIAMAGEAVRQVTGCTDYTLREISIGHAMICRDSGHNETVLTLRPHRLTTSLNSAWYEFTISSCNGGAWTKHCSGQVRGGRHLDSVEVPAISDLPRKIASGPWYQTWRNVGLNYGPRFQGIERLSAHPAENKAVAHIINRIDENDSVYQLHPTTIDCCLQLFMAAACRGQTRAMHKRSIVPTFLGDVYIGALGANNEMTVEARADYTVRGGVDGTCMGVGRNNEDIVLVIRDIKLSPVGEEEPASEVDPHAGAHLVWKPHVTFQDPRDLVDVRTLVEQETFPLLQKLTLCCSIEACKRLEGVIHTITHEHLRKFHAWLHAQVEQAKTQGYALVDDVDELLQLSSTERVTLISQTAREIENTEASIIGTAVHRIFDAIEEIFRGDIEALEVLREGDVLTDLYNFIDNKNYSRFLKLLSHSKPNLKILEVGAGTGATTEVVLGSLDSFSSYTFTDISPGFFPAAKERFDKVKAMEFMPLDISIDPASQGFKLSSYDLVIATNVLHATPSLHETLVNVRKLLKPDGQMLLQELSPTTKWFNYTMGPLSGWWLGEADGRPDEPYVGSQRWIDEMSKAGFGYAHPVMLDEKDAFYELNITWVASCVPPPVDRRGISVLSAQPESPVASAVVKALQNRNFEVEIIGLHDTPKSDIISILDLETNKPFLDGLSPTTFSQLQAFTTNLGNSSGFGMLWLTKSSQVNCTEPQYSRILGLARTIRNELLVDFATLELENLDFLASDEQMNTICQVLCQFQQQIASGGDQGDDSGSDYEYALVNNTVYVPRFHRFSVEDSLALKADPASGGAAKSLKVTKRGSLKGLEWVNVPNSELDASMLVGDEVIVDTRAAGLNFKDILTAMGVIDGQKVEGTGLGLECAGVISAVGPGAASNGLKVGDRVAVGAFNSYATRVKARIVAKISDEMSFEEAATIPSVYCTVIHGLLDLARLKAGQSVLIHSACGGIGIAAIHVARMVGAEIYATVGSEEKVQYLVDTFDMPRQRIFHSRDSSFVDGVYRETKGQGVDVVLNSLSGDLLHASWKCVAEFGSMVEIGKRDFIGHGKLAMDMFQENRSFFGVDLAPMYVKRPEMAKSLLERAMAFYKAKKIHPILPMTCYDWSQLEDGLRFMQTGQHTGKLVVRMPGDPSLLPATVTVRSGFSLRADASYLLVGGLGGLGRQVAIWMAESGARHLIFLSRSGQDAPEASQLTEELAAMGCAVKVIKGSVTSLPDVRRVASEARPPVAGIVQLAMVLRDAAFPQMTHSDWEAVMGPKVEGTWNLHKAFSDENLDFLVLFGSSSGVWGNRGQANYAAANTFLDSFVQYRHHLGLCASVMDVGIVGDVGYVSQNKAVKELFQSKGAHILGEQEVLDALELAIKTSGPPAQKRSATAESFVNKSQLAIGLRVDESRASAQNRAVSLWGRDPRFGVLRSYEKQNASTAGTMPSAMLEKQDGCTDLDELFAAASDNAQIFAEPSASAIISRHIGTTLLTFMMKPVESLDVMASPVSLGIDSLMAIELRNWCRQRLGTEVTVLEIMGAPSIESLGMSVVERLLAERA from the exons ATGCATCTCAACCAAGCACCTCCGGCTCTGACCGGCCTCAAGCATCTTCTCTCCGCTGAGATTGGCGTCAAGGAGATCATCAGCAAGACACCCAACTCCGGCTCGGATGCAGGCTCGGTCACAACAGCCTATGATGATATCCCTACTTCAATCATGACGGCGGATGCTCTTTCTGCTGCCATATCAGACTCCAAGCTTGAAAGCAACAATCCCTCAGTTCCAGTGGCAATCTGCGGCATGGCTATGCGCCTGCCTGGAGGCATCACATCCTCCGAGCAGTTCTGGGATCTGCTGGTTAACAAGCGTGACGCTCGTAGTCGCATTCCAACCTCACGCTACGATGTGGATAGtttcctctcttccaccGGCAAGAGTGGAACGGTCAACACAACTCATGGTTACTTTTTGGACCGCGACCTTACCCAGTTTGACGCTTCGTTGTTGTCCATGACGAGGAACGAAGTCGAAAAGCTGGATCCTCAACAACTGTTGCTCCTGGAAATCACCAGGGAATGCCTTGAGAATGCAGGCGAAACGGACTGGAGAGGCAAACGGATTGGTTGCTATGTGGGAACCTTTGGACAAGATTGGTTTGAGATGCAATCCAGAGATACCCAGGAGGCCGGACCCTACCGGATCACTGGAACAGAAGATTTCTTGTTGGCCAACAGAATCTCGTACGAGTATGACTTCAAGGGGCCAAGCTTCATCGTCAAGACTGCTTGCTCAAGCTCACTGATTTGCCTTGATCTGGCTACCAAGGCAATACAGAACGAGGACATCTCCAGCGCCATTGTCGGAGGTTCCAACTTGATCATGAACATGAACA TGACTCAGGCTCTTGCTGAACAGGGAGTTCTCAGCCCAAATGGCTCATGTCGGACCTTTGACGCTGACGCTGACGGCTATGCCCGAGGCGAGGCTGTCAACATGATCTACCTCAAGCGCCTCGATGAGGCCATCAGGGATGGCAACCCCATCCGTGCCATCATCAGAGGAACAGCAACCAACTTCGACGGCAAGACGCAAGGCATTGCGCAGCCCAGTTCCAAAAGCCACGAGGCATTGATACGAGACTGTTACAACAAAGCGGGTATTAGCGACTTCACCCGGACGGCCATGGTAGAGGCACATGGCACAGGCACAAAGACTGGAGACCCCATCGAGACAACCGCCATTGCCAACGTCTTTTACGAAAAGGGTGTATACATCGGCTCTGTCAAGCCGAACCTGGGCCACGCCGAGGGTGCTTCTGGCCTAACTGGCGTCATCAAGAGTGTTCTGGCGCTTGAGCACAAAGTCATTCCTCCCAATATCAAGTTTGACAAGCCGAACCCAAAGA TTCCGTTCGAAAAGGGCCTTCGAGTGCCGGTGGAACCGACCCCTTGGCCCCGAGACCGCCACGAACGTATCAGCGTCAGCAGCTTTGGAATAGGCGGCGCTAATGCCC ATGTCATCCTGGACTCGGCAAACTCCTTTTCGGTTCCCATGGTTTTGACCAGTCCCAAGTTGGCGCCCAGACTCCTGGTTGTCACGGGTAGCCTTCCTGACTCCGTCCTCAAGGGAGCCCGAGACATTATCGACTATCTTGACAAACATGTTGACTCTGTGGGGGACTTGGCTTATACCCTTGGAGAGCGGCGGGAACATCTCGATTTCCGTTCATACGCAGTGGCAGTTGAAAGCGCACTCACTGTGTTTGCCGCGCCCCAAAAGGCGGCCAGTACCCCTTCGGGTGTCGTTTTTGCATTCAATGGCCAGGGCAGCCAGTGGGCCAGTATGGGATCAACATTGATTTCCAGTTTTCCCTCTGCCTCGGACGACCTCGATATCATGGACAAGGTGTTGTCAGACTTGCCATCTCCGCCGGCATGGTCTCTGAGAGACGAACTTTTACGCCCCAAAGAGACAAGCAATGTCAACAAGGCAGAGTTCTCGCAACCTCTCTGCACAGCCGTTCAGATCATCATTGTTAACCTGCTGAGAAAGTTTGGAGTCGTCCCGGCAGGTGTCGTCGGTCATTCGAGCGGAGAGATTGCTGCGGCATATGCTGCCTCCGCCTTAGACATGCAAGAGGCCATCGTTGCTGCGTATCTGCGAGGTTTTGTCATGAAACAGCAGACCGGCCAGAAAGGAGCCATGGCCGCTGTTGGATTGGGCAAAGACGGGGTGGACCTGTTTCTCGTCCCTGGCGTGGTGGTTGCCTGCGAAAATAGTCCAACCAGCGTGACATTGTCCGGCGACGCGGACAAGATTGACCAAGTCATCGCCGAGATCAAAGAGGAAGCCCCTGATGTGTTTGTAAGAAaactggtggtggagatggcgtACCACTCCC ATCACATGAAGAGCGTTGGCGAGACATACGAAACAATGCTTCGTCCTTTTGTTTCAAGCAAGTCGCCCTCGGTGCCGTTCTTCTCAACGGTCACCAACAAAATCCTTGACCAGGGAGGATCTCTGGATGCTTCGTACTGGAGAAGCAATCTGGAATCACCAGTGCTGTTCAACACGGCTGTTCAAACTGCCCTTGCTCATTTTCCCGACAGCATTATTGCCGAAATTGGACCTCATTCGGCGCTTGCTGGTCCTCTCAGACAGATCATCCAGACCTTTCAGCCAAACAAGGTCGAATACCTCCCTACTTTGGTCAGAGGCCAAGATGGGACTATCAACATGCTAACGTTTGCCGGCGAGCTATTCACAAGAGGCTTCAAGCTTGAATTTCAAGGCATCAACCCCCGTGGCAAAGTCTtgaccaacctccccaatcaTCCCTGGCATTATGACGGCCACTACTGGTATGAAAGTCGCCTGTCCCACATGAGGAGGTTTCCCAAGTTTCCCCGTCACGACCTCTTGGGGTCTCACATTGCCGagtgtggtgatgctgagcCTGCATGGCGAAACATTTTGCGTCTCGCCGACGTCCCCTGGATCAGAGACCACATGGTCGGGCCCGATATCGTTTTTCCTGCGGCAGGCTACATTGCCATGGCAGGTGAAGCCGTTCGACAGGTCACGGGCTGCACTGATTACACTCTCCGAGAGATATCCATCGGCCACGCCATGATATGCCGAGACTCGGGGCACAACGAGACCGTTTTAACGCTGCGTCCCCACCGTCTGACAACGAGCCTGAACTCGGCGTGGTACGAGTTTACAATCTCGTCGTGCAACGGAGGGGCGTGGACCAAGCACTGCTCTGGTCAGGTCAGAGGCGGACGACACCTTGACAGCGTCGAGGTGCCCGCAATCAGCGACCTGCCGAGAAAGATTGCGTCAGGACCGTGGTACCAGACGTGGCGCAATGTCGGGCTCAACTACGGTCCTCGGTTTCAGGGCATCGAGAGGCTTTCTGCTCATCCTGCCGAGAACAAGGCTGTGGctcacatcatcaacagaaTCGATGAGAACGACTCTGTCTATCAGCTTCACCCGACGACCATTGACTGCTGTCTCCAGTTGTTCATGGCAGCGGCTTGCCGTGGACAGACACGAGCCATGCACAAGCGGTCGATCGTCCCCACGTTCCTTGGTGATGTCTACATCGGGGCTTTGGGTGCCAATAATGAGATGACTGTGGAGGCTAGGGCTGACTACACAGTCAGAGGAGGCGTCGATGGCACATGCATGGGCGTCGGTCGAAACAATGAGGATATTGTGCTCGTCATCAGAGACATCAAACTGTCCCCtgtgggggaagaagagcctGCTTCTGAAGTTGATCCTCATGCTGGCGCGCACCTCGTATGGAAGCCCCATGTGACCTTTCAAGACCCGAGAGACTTGGTCGACGTCCGGACCCTGGTGGAGCAAGAAACATTTCCCTTGTTGCAAAAATTGACGCTATGCTGCTCCATTGAGGCTTGTAAGCGCCTGGAGGGCGTCATCCATACAATCACTCATGAACACCTCAGGAAATTTCATGCTTGGTTGCACGCCCAAGTGGAACAGGCCAAGACTCAGGGATATGCCCTCGtcgatgatgttgacgaACTCCTCCAGCTATCCTCGACGGAGCGAGTAACTCTTATTTCCCAAACAGCCAGGGAGATTGAGAACACAGAAGCATCCATCATTGGCACGGCTGTTCACAGGATCTTTGATGCAATCGAGGAGATTTTCCGGGGCGACATTGAAGCGCTCGAGGTTCTTCGAGAGGGAGATGTGTTGACCGACTTGTACAACTTCATTGACAACAAGAATTACAGCCGATTCTTAAAACTGCTGAGCCACAGCAAGCCGAACCTAAAGATTCTCGAAGTCGGGGCCGGCACTGGAGCAACGACCGAGGTCGTCTTGGGTTCGCTGGATTCCTTCTCGTCCTACACCTTCACCGACATCTCTCCTGGCTTTTTCCCTGCGGCCAAGGAAAGATTCGACAAAGTCAAAGCCATGGAGTTTATGCCCCTTGATATCAGTATTGACCCAGCAAGTCAGGGGTTTAAACTTAGCTCATATGATCTCGTCATTGCCACCAACGTCTTGCACGCCACGCCCAGCCTGCACGAGACGCTTGTCAACGTGAGGAAGCTACTGAAGCCCGATGGGCAGATGCTTTTGCAAGAGCTTTCCCCAACGACAAAGTGGTTCAACTACACCATGGGCCCGCTTTCGGGTTGGTGGCTGGGAGAGGCAGATGGTCGTCCCGACGAACCCTACGTTGGCTCTCAAAGATGGATTGATGAAATGTCCAAAGCTGGGTTTGGGTATGCTCACCCGGTTATGCTCGATGAAAAGGACGCGTTCTACGAGCTCAACATTACCTGGGTCGCATCGTGTGTTCCTCCTCCCGTGGACCGCCGAGGCATCTCCGTCCTGTCAGCACAGCCAGAAAGCCCCGTTGCCAGCGCCGTGGTCAAGGCCCTCCAGAACCGCAATTTTGAAGTGGAAATCATTGGGCTCCATGACACTCCAAAGAGCGACATAATCTCCATTCTCGATCTCGAGACAAACAAGCCCTTCCTCGATGGTTTATCTccaaccaccttctcccagcTCCAGGCATTTACCACGAACCTCGGCAACTCAAGCGGCTTTGGAATGCTCTGGTTGACTAAATCGTCCCAAGTCAACTGCACAGAGCCCCAATACTCACGTATTCTTGGTCTCGCCCGCACTATTCGCAATGAGCTTCTCGTCGACTTTGCCACCCTTGAGCTCGAAAACCTGGACTTTTTGGCTTCTGACGAACAGATGAATACAATCTGCCAAGTTCTCTGCCAGTTTCAACAGCAAATCGCCTCCGGTGGAGACCAAGGCGACGATTCCGGTTCCGACTACGAGTATGCCCTGGTCAACAACACCGTTTATGTCCCTCGTTTCCATCGCTTTTCTGTGGAGGACAGCTTGGCTCTCAAAGCTGACCCAGCGTCCGGCGGAGCGGCTAAGAGCCTCAAAGTAACGAAACGGGGCTCGCTGAAAGGCCTCGAATGGGTAAATGTCCCCAACTCAGAGCTCGACGCATCCAtgctggttggtgatgaggttaTTGTCGACACAAGAGCGGCAGGGCTGAACTTCAAGGACATCCTTACCGCTATGGGGGTGATTGACGGACAAAAGGTCGAGGGGACAgggctggggttggagtGTGCCGGTGTCATCAGCGCTGTCGGACCCGGTGCTGCTTCCAATGGCCTCAAAGTGGGAGACAGGGTGGCTGTGGGGGCGTTCAACAGCTATGCCACCAGGGTAAAGGCAAGAATTGTGGCCAAGATATCAGACGAGATGTCATTCGAAGAAGCAGCGACAATTCCGAGCGTGTACTGCACGGTTATCCATGGCTTGTTGGATCTGGCAAGACTGAAAGCCGGTCAG TCCGTTCTCATCCACTCCGCCTGTGGCGGGATTGGTATCGCAGCGATCCATGTTGCTCGCATGGTAGGAGCGGAGATTTATGCGACAGTCGGTAGCGAAGAAAAGGTCCAGTACCTTGTTGATACCTTTGACATGCCGAGACAGCGTATCTTCCACTCTCGAGACTCTAGCTTTGTGGATGGCGTCTATCGTGAAACAAAGGGGCAgggcgttgatgttgttctTAACTCTCTGTCGGGGGATCTCCTCCATGCTTCG TGGAAATGCGTTGCCGAGTTTGGCAGCATGGTCGAGATTGGCAAGAGAGATTTCATCGGCCACGGTAAGTTGGCCATGGACATGTTTCAGGAGAACCGCTCCTTCTTCGGCGTGGACCTTGCGCCCATGTACGTCAAAAGACCAGAAATGGCCAAAAG TTTGCTGGAACGGGCCATGGCGTTTTACAAAGCAAAAAAGATTCATCCTATCCTCCCGATGACTTGCTACGACTGGTCTCAGCTGGAAGACGGGTTGCGGTTCATGCAGACAGGACAGCATACCGGCAAGCTGGTGGTGCGTATGCCTGGGGACCCTTCACTTCTCCCGGCTACAGTCACTGTCCGGAGCGGGTTTTCCCTTCGTGCAGATGCATCGTATCTTCTTGTCGGTGGGCTGGGTGGCCTGGGTCGACAGGTAGCCATCTGGATGGCAGAGAGCGGCGCAAGGCATCTGATTTTCTTGTCTCGAAGCGGCCAAGATGCTCCAGAAGCTTCCCAACTTACCGAAGAGCTTGCCGCCATGGGCTGCGCCGTCAAGGTCATCAAGGGTAGTGTAACAAGCTTGCCAGATGTCCGCCGGGTCGCATCCGAGGCACGGCCCCCTGTTGCTGGCATAGTTCAGCTGGCCATGGTTCTGAGGGATGCCGCATTCCCCCAAATGACACACAGCGACTGGGAGGCAGTCATGGGCCCCAAAGTTGAAGGGACATGGAACCTGCACAAAGCCTTTTCGGACGAAAACCTCGATTTTTTGGTTCTCTTTGGGTCTTCCTCTGGTGTCTGGGGCAACCGGGGGCAGGCCAACTACGCTGCTGCCAACACGTTCCTAGATTCGTTTGTTCAGTATCGCCATCATCTCGGTCTCTGCGCGTCGGTCATGGATGTGGGCATTGTAGGCGATGTGGGCTACGTGAGCCAGAACAAGGCCGTCAAAGAGCTGTTCCAGTCCAAGGGTGCGCATATCCTGGGCGAGCAAGAGGTTCTTGATGCTCTAGAGCTTGCAATCAAGACATCAGGCCCCCCTGCTCAGAAGAGGTCCGCAACCGCTGAATCCTTTGTCAACAAGAGTCAGCTGGCTATTGGGCTGAGGGTCGATGAGTCGCGAGCTTCGGCCCAGAATCGTGCCGTCTCGCTGTGGGGTCGAGACCCTAGATTCGGTGTGTTGCGAAGCTATGAGAAGCAAAATGCTAGCACAGCGGGCACTATGCCAAGCGCAAtgctggagaagcaggaTGGCTGCACTGATCTCGACGAATTATTTGCTGCTGCGAGTGACAATGCTCAGATATTTGCTGAGCCATCTGCCAGCGCCATCATTTCGCGGCACATTGGCACAACGCTTCTGACCTTCATGATGAAGCCGGTCGAGAGCCTGGATGTGATGGCAAGCCCGGTATCGTTGGGCATCGATTCTCTGATGGCTATTGAGTTGCGCAACTGGTGTCGGCAGCGGCTGGGAACTGAGGTGACGGTTCTGGAGATTATGGGGGCGCCGTCGATTGAGAGTCTGGGGATGAGTGTCGTGGAGAGATTGCTGGCTGAAAGAGCATGA
- a CDS encoding putative secondary metabolism biosynthetic enzyme (SMCOG1010:NAD-dependent epimerase/dehydratase; EggNog:ENOG50KOG1502; antiSMASH:Cluster_3; COG:G; COG:M): MAKVLITGINGYIAAHTAARFLQAGFSVRGTVRNKASPNVESLLRALSAPQKAGGGKVEIVEVPDITIKGAFDNAIQGVQAIAHLASPVSMADGDPAPMMKAAVDGTTSLLTSAVEAPTKIKSVAFMSSISAVYSPPPYRSPDHVFTSADWNQEAEAKVAELGDSTPGYITYQASKTAAEKALWKIVDDKNDPRWKAVDVTTFCPSPVLGPPLFMPSPLSGLSMRVKDIWDVMHGGEVPEASVIRGTFVDVRDVAEVVVKTVANDLAEGDGEEKRRERLLLVAQDNVSPGQMAQVLREEFGDNLRGVIREASAEKVEEVKKTRAAMKKFNSEPARKVLGRDWVMFRESVVDSARFFVSFEETEAII, encoded by the exons ATGGCAAAAGTTCTCATCACCGGAATCAACGGCTACATCGCCGCGCACACCGCCGCCCGCTTCCTCCAGGCCGGCTTCAGCGTCAGGGGCACGGTCCGAAACAAAGCCTCTCCTAATGTCGAGTCCTTGCTTCGCGCATTGTCCGCACCCCAGAAAGCAGGCGGCGGCAAGGTCGAGATAGTCGAGGTTCCTgacatcaccatcaaagGGGCGTTTGACAATGCGATCCAAG GTGTCCAAGCCATAGCCCACCTCGCCTCTCCGGTTTCGATGGCCGACGGCGACCCAGCCCCCATGATGAAGGCCGCCGTTGACGGGACCACTTCCCTACTCACCTCCGCCGTTGAGGCCCCCACCAAGATCAAATCAGTGGCGTTCATGTCCTCCATCAGCGCAGTGtactcaccacccccttacCGCTCTCCGGATCACGTTTTTACCTCGGCAGATTGGAACCAAGAAgccgaggccaaggtggCAGAGCTGGGGGACAGCACACCCGGTTACATCACCTACCAAGCCAGCAAAACCGCTGCAGAAAAGGCACTCTGGAAGATCGTCGATGACAAGAATGATCCAAGATGGAAGGCGGTGGATGTCACGACTTTTTGTCCCAGTCCTGTGTTGGGGCCGCCGTTGTTTATGCCGAGCCCGTTGTCTGGGCTGAGCATGCGGGTGAAGGACATTTGGGATGTGATGCATGGAGGCGAGGTCCCCGAGGCGAGCGTCATTAGGGGGACTTTTGTTGATGTTAGGGAtgtggcggaggtggtggtgaagactGTGGCGAATGACTTGgctgagggtgatggggaggagaagaggagggagaggcttTTGCTTGTAGCGCAGGATAATGTTAGTCCTGGTCAGATGGCACAggttttgagggaggagttcGGGGATAATCTGAGAGGTGTTATCAGGGAGGCGTCTGCagagaaggttgaggaggttaaGAAAACGAGGGCGGCAATGAAGAAGTTTAATTCCGAGCCAGCAAGGAAAGTGTTGGGGAGAGACTGGGTGATGTTTCGGGAGAGCGTGGTGGATAGTGCGCGATTCTTTGTGAGTTTTGAGGAAACAGAGGCGATAATTTGA
- a CDS encoding uncharacterized protein (EggNog:ENOG50KOG1502; antiSMASH:Cluster_3; COG:G; COG:M; CAZy:CE12) → MKFSPATLLPLLMAAGSNAAPSQNSPRQTKPPTVYLAGDSTMARTNSPHNGWGEYLSRYLTISVVNKAISGRSARSFTNEGRFAEIERLVVPNDIVIISFGHNDGSSPNSANDNGRSACPGTGNEVCRSGKTGETVYTYNHYLQTAGRALIAKGAKVVFSAQTPKNLWQNGQWSGNYEPPRFVPYAAAAARNVGSGASFVDHYQAVTKTYQRLGSQKVNSFYPVDYTHTSPEGADVIAQAFAQAVSRDFNGTTAVKPYLRNPVPNVFN, encoded by the coding sequence ATGAAGTTCTCACcggccaccctcctcccgctcctcaTGGCGGCGGGAAGCAACGCCGCCCCTTCGCAGAACTCCCCTCGCCAAACCAAGCCACCCACCGTCTACCTGGCCGGCGACAGCACCATGGCCCGCACAAACAGCCCGCACAACGGCTGGGGCGAGTACCTCTCCAGGTACCTCACCATCTCGGTCGTCAACAAGGCCATCTCCGGCCGCTCCGCCCGCAGCTTCACCAACGAAGGCCGCTTCGCCGAGATCGAGCGCCTCGTTGTCCCCAAcgacatcgtcatcatcagcttCGGGCACAACGACGGCAGCTCCCCCAACTCGGCCAACGACAACGGCCGCAGCGCCTGCCCCGGCACAGGAAACGAGGTCTGCAGGTCAGGCAAGACAGGCGAGACGGTCTACACGTACAACCACTACCTCCAGACGGCCGGTAGGGCTCTCATCGCCAAGGGGGCCAAGGTCGTCTTCAGCGCCCAGACGCCCAAGAACCTGTGGCAGAACGGGCAGTGGAGCGGGAACTACGAGCCGCCGAGGTTCGTGCCGTACGCTGCTGCCGCGGCGAGGAACGTGGGCAGCGGGGCGAGCTTTGTGGATCACTACCAGGCTGTGACCAAGACGTATCAGCGGTTGGGGAGCCAGAAGGTGAATAGCTTTTACCCTGTGGATTACACCCACACCAGCCCCGAGGGGGCGGATGTGATTGCGCAGGCGTTTGCCCAGGCGGTGTCGAGGGATTTCAACGGGACGACGGCGGTGAAGCCTTACTTGAGGAACCCGGTGCCGAACGTGTTCAATTAA